The Lycium barbarum isolate Lr01 chromosome 12, ASM1917538v2, whole genome shotgun sequence genome includes a region encoding these proteins:
- the LOC132623814 gene encoding zingipain-2-like — protein MGMKVDLISILILFFVVGMFNSKAIARSQPTLSVSERHELWMARHGRVYKDEVEKGKRLMIFKENMKFIESMNKAGNLSYKLGINEFADITSDEFFAKYTGLNMPSRPSPSPMSSTEFKINGLTDDEMPSNLDWRKHGAVTEVKNQGQCGCCWAFSAVGALEGAYKIATGQKSELSEQELVDCTTRNNGCNGGYMTNAFDFIIENGGISTKSDYPYEGQQYTCRSQERTPAVKISSYQVVPESETALLQAVTQQPVSIGIAASQEFQFYKGGTYHGSCANEINHAVTAIGYGTDEEGKKYWLLKNSWGTTWGENGYMKIIRDTGNPGGHCDIYKLSSYPII, from the exons ATGGGTATGAAAGTTGATTTGATCAGTATTCTAATATTGTTCTTTGTAGTTGGCATGTTTAACTCTAAAGCAATTGCTCGCAGCCAGCCAACATTATCCGTGTCTGAGAGACACGAGCTATGGATGGCGCGTCATGGTCGAGTTTACAAGGACGAAGTAGAAAAAGGAAAACGACTCATGATATTCAAAGAAAACATGAAATTCATCGAGTCGATGAATAAGGCAGGGAATCTGTCTTATAAATTAGGCATTAATGAATTTGCAGATATTACTTCAGACGAGTTTTTTGCCAAGTATACTGGATTAAACATGCCTTCACGTCCTTCACCTTCTCCAATGTCGTCGACGGAATTCAAGATTAATGGTCTAACTGATGATGAAATGCCGTCTAACTTGGATTGGAGAAAGCATGGGGCCGTTACTGAAGTGAAGAATCAAGGTCAATGTG GATGTTGTTGGGCGTTTTCAGCCGTTGGAGCACTAGAAGGAGCCTACAAAATTGCAACAGGCCAAAAGAGTGAATTATCTGAGCAAGAACTTGTCGACTGCACCACCCGAAACAATGGTTGTAACGGCGGCTATATGACCAATGCATTTGATTTCATTATAGAAAATGGTGGAATTTCAACTAAATCAGATTATCCATACGAAGGGCAACAATACACATGCAGGAGCCAAGAGCGAACACCAGCAGTAAAAATAAGCAGCTATCAAGTTGTGCCTGAAAGTGAAACAGCATTGTTACAAGCCGTCACGCAACAACCAGTGTCAATTGGGATTGCTGCTAGCCAAGAGTTCCAATTTTACAAAGGAGGAACTTATCATGGAAGCTGTGCGAACGAAATTAACCATGCAGTTACGGCAATAGGGTATGGAACTGATGAGGAGGGTAAAAAATATTGGTTGTTGAAGAATTCATGGGGAACTACTTGGGGGGAAAATGGATATATGAAAATTATAAGAGATACTGGGAATCCTGGAGGTCATTGTGACATCTATAAGTTGTCTTCTTATCCAATCATATGA